A single genomic interval of Lathyrus oleraceus cultivar Zhongwan6 chromosome 7, CAAS_Psat_ZW6_1.0, whole genome shotgun sequence harbors:
- the LOC127103567 gene encoding uncharacterized protein LOC127103567: MKDKSLDPFRIKASNQMIMVNRHQDADQIVDQHRQEDLAVENNLTTIVERNMARNGMGATLQRPLYASPLAEFILQAEAPRGMKVPKYTKFGGESGESTIEHVARYLTESGDLAHNECLRVKNFPSSLTKAAFTWFTSLAPSSIDSWAKLDKKFHEQCYEGHSKLSLEELSSIKTRFAESIDDYLNRFRSLKARCFTQVPEHELVQMAAGEKVAFVEYDATDPICEADYASETELDIDVAELKPGSAYECRSLLPAQGRNPVEHNPKFPSKTYTFDVSKCEEIFDLLVKDGQMVVPPGTKIPPLEQRQKRGFCKYHNYLGHNTSNCHLFRDLVQKAIQEDKLKFVGRKMKIDADPLHQEEACS, encoded by the exons ATGAAGGACAAATCATTAGACCCATTCAGAATCAAGGCGTCGAATCAGATGATAATGGTTAACCGACACCAAGATGCTGATCAAATTGTCGACCAACATCGACAAGAAGACCTGgcagtggaaaataatttgacaactattgtcgaaaggaATATGGCTAGAAATGGCATGGGTGCTACATTGCAAAGGCCATTATATGCCTCCCCGTTAGCTGAATTTATTCTCCAAGCCGAGGCGCCTAGGGGGATGAAAGTGCCTAAGTACACTAAATTTGGGGGAGAATCTGGTGAATCGACAATAGAGCACGTCGCCAGATACCTAACAGAGTCAGGGGATCTAGCTCATAATGAatgtttgagagtaaaaaacttCCCCTCCTCTCTAACCaaggctgccttcacatggtttacTTCGTTGGCCCCAAGTTCAATCGACTCGTGGGCCAAACTAGAtaagaagttccatgaacagtgTTACGAGGGACACTCCAAACTTAGTTTGGAAGAATTGTCCAGTATCAAAACAAGGTTTGCTGAGAGCATCGACGATTATCTTAATCGTTTTAGGTCCTTAAAGGCTAGGTGTTTTACGCAAGTGCCAGAACATGAACTAGTTCAAATGGCCGCAGGAg AAAAGGTAGCGTTCGTCGAATACGACGCAACAGACCCAATATGTGAGGCCGATTACGCCTCAGAGACCGAATTAGATATCGACGTGGCTGAACTAAAGCCAGGGTCCGCCTATGAGTGTCGATCATTGCTGCCTGCACAAGGAAGAAATCCTGTCGAACAcaacccaaaattcccttcgaAAACTTATACTTTCGATGTGTCGaagtgtgaggaaatttttgacttaTTGGTCAAAGATGGGCAAATGGTGGTACCTCCTGGTACTAAAATTCCACCGTTAGAACAGAGACAGAAAAGagggttttgtaaatatcataacTATCTTGGTCATAACACCTCTAATTGTCaccttttcagggatttggttcaGAAAGCAATTCAAGAGGACAAGCTGAAATTTGTTGGCCGCAAAATGAAGATCGACGCTGATCCTCTGCACCAGGAGGAAGCCTGTTCGTAg